The Candidatus Hepatincola sp. Av genome contains the following window.
GTACTACGATTAAGGTGGTCATTCACCCTGCCTGGTGTGCCAATAATAATTCTTGGCTTTTGTTTTAAATGAAATAGTTGTTTTGTCATGGAGTCTCCCCCTATCAAAAGGGCAAGACGCATGTTTCTATCGTGCTTTATCATATCTAAAGTTACTTTAAAGATTTGTTGGGCTAATTCCCTAGTTGGAGCTAAAATAATAGCTCTTGCTGTAGGTGTTTTTTCTAAAAATGTAATTAAAGGAATTAAGAAAGCTCCTGTTTTACCGGTACCGGTTTGGGCGGTTCCTAAAACGTCTTTCCCTGCTAAAATATTAGGAATAGCTTGTTTTTGAATATCTGTTGGCTTAATATACCCCAAACGTTCTAATGAATTTTGTAATCCTGCTGATAAGTTAAATTCTGAAAAATCTTCCATATGTTTGTAATTGTTACCTCTTATTTAATTTACTAATACAAAAACTTAAATATTAAGGTAAAAGAAAAACTTTTGATTTCAGCTTTATTATGATTATTTGTATACTTATGTAATAGTATGTTTATCTTAACTCCAGCATGATTTGTAAAAAGTTTTATGTATCCCATTTATATTTTAATTTGTGTATTATATATTATTTTTAAAAATTAATCCGCTAGTAGCTAGGATTTTAGCACCTAGTTCAAAAGAAGATTCTCTACCCCTAGTTACATCTTCTTTTTCAGAACATAATACTAATACCTCTCCCTTAAAGAAGAGCTTAATTTCACAACCAGTAGAATAGTACAACCAATAATACAGCTAATACCGAAGATACTGCGGATTTTAACAATAACACGGATAATACTAATAAGCAAGTTGTATTCTACAAAAGCATTATTATTCATAATAGTTTTAAAGATAACTCTTCACTAACAACCATGATTGGAGTAATAAAACAGCATCAATCCCAATGTAAACATACTAAATACACGAATAAATGTAGCAGCAAACAATATACTTAAAAATGCCTATATGTTATACTTACAAACTCTTTTTGACCTAAATATACTATTTTATAACTAGTATAGGATCTGAAAAAATTAATACTTTAATTTATTGGTAAAACTAAAAATGGGTAAATTATTACCTAATAATGGTATGTTAACCTTATGAATATACTTTTTATTAAAAACATAAATCTTACTAATACAGCTAATTTAGCAAATTTTAATTATACAATTTTAGTAAGCAAAGCAACTAGTAGTACAAAGCAAGCAATGCTCCTACCACAAACTTTAACAAAAAATAAATCTCATTCAAACAACAAAGTATAAATATCTTAAAAAAAAGAGGTATAATAAGAATTAACTTTAATTAAGGGGTTTTATTATGCCTGTGTTAACTATTTTAATATTAGTATGTGCGTTATTTTTTGTAGTATGTATTTTTCTAATAATAGCTTTATTAAGAAAGAACAGTGATACCAATGTAGAACCTATGCTAAACTTAACTAATCGTTTATTTGAAGATAAACTCCAGCAACATACTGCCCAATTTGAAAATAAACTTTTACAAGTTGTAACTCATTTTACTAACAATACTAAAGATACCATTCACCAAATTTTTGACTCCAAGCATAAAAACCAACTTGAAATTACAGAAAATATTTTAACTAACAAACTAACTCAATCAGATGCAATCCTCTCTAACAAGTTACAGCAATCTTCTAATACTTTAGCTACTGAAAAAGATAAACTTGTTCACACAGTACTACCAATTAGTGAAACTTTAATACAATTAAATCAAAAAATAGAAAAACTAGAAAAAGGTAATTTGCAAAATATATCTACACTTGTAACGCAAATGCAAGCCTTACAAAGCGAAACTAACAACTTAAACAAAGAAACTACTAAATTATCTCAGGCACTAAGAAAACCTGAAGTACGTGGTAAGTGGGGTGAATTACAGCTTAAAAGAGTGTTAGAAATAGCTGGTATGCGTGATTATTGTGATTTTAGTTTACAAACCTCAATTAATGATACCGAGAATAATAAATTCCGCCCTGATGCTATTATTAATATTCCTGGTGATAGGTGCATTGTTATAGATTCAAAAGTACCCCTTGAAGCTTACCTTGATGCTACCTCTACCGATGATGTAACAGAACAAAACCGCCTATTACAACATCATTCAACTAAAGTACGAGAAAGAGTAAAAGAATTATCCGATAAAACCTATTGGTCTAAACTATCAACATCTCCTGATTTTGTGGTATTATTTTTACCTAGTGAAAATCTTTTTTCTTCGGCACTAGACTACGATCCTCAATTAATTGAATATGGAACTAATAAAAATGTTTTAATAGCTACCCCTACCACTTTAATTGCTTTATTAAAATCCATTGCCTATGGTTGGAATCAAAAAAGACTAGAAGAAAATTATACAGGAATTATTGAGCTAGCCTCTGAATTGTATGCCAGATTAAGCACTATGAGCGAACATTTTGATAAAGTAGGAAAAAATCTTACAGGGGCAACCACAGCTTATAATGATGCCATTGGTTCTTTTGAATCCAGAGTCCTTAGTACAGCTAGAAAAATTAAAGACTTAGGTGTGTCTTCCGATAAAAATCTTAAAGAATTT
Protein-coding sequences here:
- the rny gene encoding DNA recombination protein RmuC, with product MPVLTILILVCALFFVVCIFLIIALLRKNSDTNVEPMLNLTNRLFEDKLQQHTAQFENKLLQVVTHFTNNTKDTIHQIFDSKHKNQLEITENILTNKLTQSDAILSNKLQQSSNTLATEKDKLVHTVLPISETLIQLNQKIEKLEKGNLQNISTLVTQMQALQSETNNLNKETTKLSQALRKPEVRGKWGELQLKRVLEIAGMRDYCDFSLQTSINDTENNKFRPDAIINIPGDRCIVIDSKVPLEAYLDATSTDDVTEQNRLLQHHSTKVRERVKELSDKTYWSKLSTSPDFVVLFLPSENLFSSALDYDPQLIEYGTNKNVLIATPTTLIALLKSIAYGWNQKRLEENYTGIIELASELYARLSTMSEHFDKVGKNLTGATTAYNDAIGSFESRVLSTARKIKDLGVSSDKNLKEFSRIENTVRPVKHIDFKE